The Mucilaginibacter rubeus genomic interval CGATATCATCCTGCAAAGGCATGTAACGGCCATCATGCCGCCAGCCCAAAGCCTGTATGGTAACTCTCAAACTTTTTTCAAAGCGGATAGGGTCAACAATATGCCAGCGGTACAAACCGAAGCGCTGGGCGATATTGTAATGTCCGTCGCCCCGGATCACCTGTGGCAAACCGCTGTAAGGGCTGCAAAACTCGGTGTATTCGGTACCTGGTTTCTCTTTGCCATCTGCATCTTTATGACGGGTGTCGAAATCGTACGATCCGCAAAAATAGTCTTCGGTGCCTGTACCGTTTATGGTAGGGAATTTAGTGTCGCCATCCATAAAAAACTTGATCTCTCCTTCCCCCCACCATCCGTTTTTGTTTGAGCCGTAAGCAATATAAGTACCAACATATTGTCCTTTTCCTTTAATGCTATCTACTAAAACAAAATCCTTTTTATAAGGCAATGGGTTTACGCGGCGAAACTGCGCATGGAAATAACCTGCATCTTCAGGTACATCGGTCAGCGTATAGTCAACCTGGTAATAGAGCACCATATCCTCATCGTCAATGTTTTCCATGGTGATGCGGCACTTTTTACGGAATGGCATTGGCCAGTAACAGTTAAAAGCGCTGCCTGGATTAACCGCCACGGCTAACGAAGTTACCGGCGCATATTTACCCCAGCCCATACAAAAGAAATCGCCTACCGGCACCTCAACCGATGGAGTAGTTTCGTCATCCCAATAAAAACGAAGTATCGAATAACGCCAGTTACCGGTAGGTGTCATCCAGATATGTTGGATAGCTCCTGAGCCATTAATTTCGGCAACGGTAAATGTTGTATGCTTTTTGATGATAACGCTTGGGCTTACCTTCCAGGTTTGGCCCAAATCGCGCGAAGCGTTAGCACCGGTTCCGATTGTAGCCATGCCGCCTTTACCCTTTTCGCCCGTAAAATTTTCCGGACTGATAGATCTTGTTTTGGCATCAGACGTACGGTAAAGATTTCCAAGCCCTACGTCAAGCCCATTAAATTTTTGTTGCGCATTAGCAAATGAAGCCACAATAACACACAGGCAGATCGTTAAAAAATAATTTTTCACCATAAAATTTATCTTTAAAATCAATTAACGCAGTAATTGGTAATGCGTTCCAGGTTTATTTGTTTATGCTTCAGGCCTTGTTTAAAAAGCCATTCACAATCATATTGATAATTTTTCGCTATCCATACCGCTTTATAAGCATAACATGCGCATATTTTGGCATGGCTTGTTTGGCGGTTGATAAAGCTAATTTAAAATTTATTAAATACATGCCCCATCCTGTAAAAAACCGGATAGATTAATTGACCAATCTTCGATAATGAGCCAAATAAAACACATTTTTGCATATGCCGCTTGATCTGATACTACATAATCTCGAAAAACACATCCACTTAACCCGCGAAGAACAGGAAATTTTCACGGCCTATCTGCAACCGAAAAAGATAAAACGCAAGCAATTTTTGCTCACCTATGGCGAAGTGTGCAAGTACTCGGCTTTTGTTACAGGAGGATGCTTGAGGGGATATACGGTAGACAAAAGTGGAATTGAACATGTGCTGAGTTTTGCCCCCGCCGATTGGTGGATTGCCGATATGTACAGCCTCATTTCGCAAAAGCCAGGCATCCAGAATATTGAAGCCTTAGAAGATACCGATGTGCTGCTACTTTCTAAGGCAAACCAGGAAAAGCTATATACACAAATCCCCAAGTTTGAGCATTTTTTCAGGATCCTGACCGAAAACTCCTTAGTAGCCAGCCAACAACGACTAATTGATAGCCTAAGCTTAACTGCCGAAGAACGCTATAACAACTTTTGCAAACGTTATCCCACCTTGATCGATCATTTGCCCCAAAAACAAATAGCATCATACATTGGTGTAACCCCCGAGTTTTTTAGCCGGATGAAAAGTGTGATAGTGAGGAAGAAGTAAGTGAATGGTTGATTGGGTTGATTAGGTGAGTGGTTTATGCGCCATAAATAACTATTCTCCACTCACCTAATCAACCAATCACCATTTCTTAACCTACATCAAGTGCCCCCGGATAACGCTCCCTTAAATTTGTATTATAATTTAAAGGAAACACATCATGGCACAAACCATTTTACATAAAGCTAATACCCGTGGACATGCAGATCACGGATGGCTGCATAGTTATCAATCATTCAGTTTTGCAGGTTACTATAATCCTCAACGAATGAACTTTGGTGCTTTAAGGGTATTAAATGATGATACAGTTGATCCGGGCATGGGCTTTGGCAAACACCCACATGATAATATGGAAATCATTTCCATTCCGCTGGAAGGTGACCTGGAGCATAAAGACAGCATGAACAATGTGGCTGTTATTAAAAACGGCGACATTCAGGCCATGAGTGCTGGCACCGGGATCTTTCATAGCGAATACAACTTTGACCGTACCAGCGAAGTTAAATTTTTACAGATCTGGATCTATCCTAACAAACGGAATGTTGAACCGCGTTATGATCAGATCTCGCTAAATCTTGAAGACCGTCATAATAAACTGCAACAGATACTATCTCCAAATCCCAACGACGCTGGTGTATGGATTCACCAGGATGCCTGGTTTCATTTAGGAAAATTTGACAAAGGCTTAAGTACTGAATATACCATTAAAAAAGAAGGTAACGGTGTTTACGTTTTTATTTTAAGTGGAGAAGTGATCATCAATGGCGAAACATTAAGCAGCCGCGATGCATTAGGCATTTGGGATACTGATAAATTCACTATTGGGGCCGGCACCGATGCTGAGTTTTTACTGATAGATGTACCAATGAAATTTTAAAATCATGGAAAAGACGCAGATACTGGTAATTGGCCGGCACCCCGAAATACTGGCCACTGTAGTAAGACTGGTAAACAATAATCCTGACTGGAACGCAACAGGCTGCCTCAGCGATGAGGAAGCCATTGCGGCGTTCCCTACGCAAGACTTTAAAGTGGTTCTGATGGGTGGTGGAGTTGATGAAAGATCGGAAGGAAAACTGAACGAGTACTTTTATAACAGAAACCCCAACATTAAGGTAGTGCAACATTTTGGCGGAGGTAGCGGGCTGCTTAGTGCCGAAATATTTGAAGCCTTGAGCAAATAACACATTAAATTAATGTCCACTGCTGCACCCTGATGACGAACATCCGGAGCAGCCACTACCGCATCCACTATGCCCGCTGCAGCCACTATGACAGCCATGACCGGAGTGCCCATGATGGCCCGTATCCAGATTGCCGTAAGCTCCGCAGCCCCCGGTATTACAACCAGAAGTTTCGCCGGCATCGT includes:
- a CDS encoding glycoside hydrolase family 172 protein, which produces MVKNYFLTICLCVIVASFANAQQKFNGLDVGLGNLYRTSDAKTRSISPENFTGEKGKGGMATIGTGANASRDLGQTWKVSPSVIIKKHTTFTVAEINGSGAIQHIWMTPTGNWRYSILRFYWDDETTPSVEVPVGDFFCMGWGKYAPVTSLAVAVNPGSAFNCYWPMPFRKKCRITMENIDDEDMVLYYQVDYTLTDVPEDAGYFHAQFRRVNPLPYKKDFVLVDSIKGKGQYVGTYIAYGSNKNGWWGEGEIKFFMDGDTKFPTINGTGTEDYFCGSYDFDTRHKDADGKEKPGTEYTEFCSPYSGLPQVIRGDGHYNIAQRFGLYRWHIVDPIRFEKSLRVTIQALGWRHDGRYMPLQDDIASTVFWYQTGEHGPFPKFPSKDELEVN
- a CDS encoding Crp/Fnr family transcriptional regulator, producing MPLDLILHNLEKHIHLTREEQEIFTAYLQPKKIKRKQFLLTYGEVCKYSAFVTGGCLRGYTVDKSGIEHVLSFAPADWWIADMYSLISQKPGIQNIEALEDTDVLLLSKANQEKLYTQIPKFEHFFRILTENSLVASQQRLIDSLSLTAEERYNNFCKRYPTLIDHLPQKQIASYIGVTPEFFSRMKSVIVRKK
- a CDS encoding pirin family protein, whose product is MAQTILHKANTRGHADHGWLHSYQSFSFAGYYNPQRMNFGALRVLNDDTVDPGMGFGKHPHDNMEIISIPLEGDLEHKDSMNNVAVIKNGDIQAMSAGTGIFHSEYNFDRTSEVKFLQIWIYPNKRNVEPRYDQISLNLEDRHNKLQQILSPNPNDAGVWIHQDAWFHLGKFDKGLSTEYTIKKEGNGVYVFILSGEVIINGETLSSRDALGIWDTDKFTIGAGTDAEFLLIDVPMKF